cacatgAGTGCCCTCTTTTTTAAGGTACCTCATAAAGCAGTGTACAAGCTGACAAGCTGGCACTCAAGCTGAAGTCTCCTGCTGTACTCGGAAGGAAGAGGTCTGACCTACTGTTGTGGGGAGTGCAGTATAGATCTGTCACTGATGAAGAAGCTGAGCTGGGAGCTGAGCTATCCCTCATCCTGTCCTGACTCTCTGCACCCCCTCTCCCTGACACAGAACTTGCCGGCTGCTAAAGGGAAGAAAGACAGTTAACTTGCAGAGGGATCCACTGGGCAGTCCCTAGACAGTCCTATGATTAGCATTCCTACTCCCTTTGGGGTTTGAACAGTGGCTTATAGGTTCTTACATTCTTACCTCTTCACTGCAAGCCTTCACTTCCTCTCTACCTGCTGATTTACTGGGCCACATTCCCTTACCTCAGGAACTTACATGTAACTGGCACACAATGAATATTGCTTTAGAAATAAATAGACTTGAAAGAAGCCCAGCAAAGCTGCTATAATTACTGGGAATATTGTCCCTTCCTTCAACATACTTGTTTGCATGTTGTTCGTGTAATGAGTGGTATATGTAAGCTAGATTAATCTCCCTGAATTTTCTGCTAACCAGCTGTTTCAAAAGACGAGGTCCAGCTCTGTTGGCAGGTATGTACAACTCCTATAGAAAGATCAGCAGTCAGGAGAAGTTTAGCATCATAgaccaataaaataaaagatagCTAAAGCATAGTTCTCAGAAAGTAGAATAAAGTAACCAGCAGCTACTGTAACGTACATGTTATATTGCAGAGCGGAGCTAGCAAGAACTACTGTAGTATATAACAAGGGTGGCCAAACTGtaggagccacatgtggcttttaccattaaagtgcagTTCCCCCCCTCCCGCGTTCTCCACCAACCAGACTGGCGGAAGGGGGAGctcgggacctctgccttgcagcagagcggtggggtaggggcttctgcccagcggggaGGGGAGTCTCAGGGGTTTTGCCCCATATGCTGCACCTGCCAGGGCAAGGGGCTTCAACAGGAGTAGGGCTGAAGCTGCTGGGGCAAGCGGCTCCCACAGAGATGAAGCCCCAAGCTccagcaggggagccccagctctcgaacttctggGGATTGTCATATGGGGCtgggagggtcagtaagtttgccCCCATGTATAGAAAGTCAGTAGAATGGGACCAGAATATTCTGCAACTACTTTCATTGGGGGACCGTAGAAGCCAGCAGCTACACATCCTGAAAGGAGACGGCAGGAGGCGAAACAGCTCCAGGAAATATTATAAGACACAGTTTTCAACAGGCCGAGCCAATGCACCCTGAGGCAGGGCTGCGAAGGCGCCTGCACCCAAGGGCCACGGTGAAACACAGCCGCGAGCAGCCCGCCACGCCCACCGGCCGAGCCGAACAGCTCCGGGCGGGACTCCCCCGCCGGAGGGCCGCCCCAGGCCAGGCCGCGCCGCGGGCAGCGGCGCTGGAGCAGCGGGCCCGTGAGGACGGAACACGCGGCGGCAGCGGCGGCCCAGGGGCTGCGCCAGCCCGAGGCCTGCAGGCGCCTCTCGCGCAGAGCCCCGGGAGCGAGCGCTCCCCGTCGGCGGCCGGACACCGCGGGCCCGCCCGAGCCGGGCAAGGGGCCTCGCCGCCGCCCCGGAGCGTCCCAGGCCGGGGAGCTCGGAGCGGATCccggggggccgggccgggcccgcgCCACAGGACAGCGAGCGGCAGCGCAGCCCCCGCAACCCCGACCCGGCCCTCGGGGACTTTTTACCTGTAAATTAAAGACCTGGACGGGCAGCGGCATCCTCCCCTCGGAGCCTTCACTTCCGGGTCACGCCTGCTCCGGCCTTCCGGTTAACGTTCACTTCCGGGTCACacagcccagcctgggctccgGCAGGTGAAGCCCTTAAAGGGCCCGCGGCCCCTCTGCCGCTCGGGAGATTTCGGACTTCGAGCCGGCCGACGGGGggaggaagggcgggggggaCACCCCTCCGGAGAGCGCGGCGGGCAGCTGTTGGGAGAAGCCACGGTCTGGCCGGAGTGACCATCGGCGGGTCCCGAAGCCTGCAGTGCCCCCCTGGGTACCCACGAGACCCACCGAGCGCGGTGCCCCCCGGGCCGTCCCCCGCCCCGCGTGGTCCCCCACGCGCGGTGCCCCCCGGGACATCCCCCGCCCAACGTgcagtgcccccacccccacgtcCACCTGAGCCCGCAGCGCCTTCTCCAGGACACTGAGGGTGACCCCCGCCCCGCGTCATCCCCCACGCGCGGTGCCCCCGGGACATCCCCCGCCCCGCGTCATCCCCCACGCGCGGTGCCCCCGGGACATCCCCCGCCCAACGTGaagtgcccccacccccacgtcCACCTGAGCCCGCAGCGCCTTCTCCAGGACACTGAGGGTGACCCGCATTACTGTTCCatgttctgtctgtctgtctgggtgctTGCTGTGCCCACCCTGGACAGCGAGAGCACGGGGAGCACCCTGCAATGCACAGGCCAGCGCCGTAGCTCCAGCCCCGAGGAGCCCATGGGTTCTCAGGGACACAGATCTGACCTGACAGAAGAGGACGCTTGTGCCAAGGCCAATGTCCCAAGCCACCCGAACAGATGAAAGGTAAAATGCATCCAGCTCAGCCTCTTCTGTAATATTTATAGATCAAgcaaaaagtgaaacaaaaagaTTGACACAACCTGAATGTGTTTAATATGGGGGTTGACACTTTTGGGGAAGACCCAGGTTGGCATAACAACAAGCTGAAGTATTATAGAAATAGAAGAAAACTGGAGGAAAACAGTTTCTAGTTGGAATCACTGTAAATGTGTTTTAATTGAGTAATTTTAATGAGGAAAGGTTGCTGCACCTTTCTGGATGGTGCTTTTCCAGGGTCACTCGACAACTTGTTTAGGAACCTGTGGATGGTACAGTTTGCTGGTGAAGAACAAGGTTTACAGTCATGGCTGTTGCCACCTGCTTGGAGCTCTAACATAGACCCTGAAAAAGAGGAAATCGGTGACCTCAGCACCTACATCTGGTTCTGCTGAATCCTGAACTCCACATGGGATGTGAAACAGAACTGCCTATGACTACCCCATTTCTTGGGTGACAtcttccttcttcttcttttttctttcctatcatttcctACTGGTTTTCTATCTAATCACAGTCTGGTTTAGGCAGCCAAGACAAATCCATCTTTTGCAACACTGTTATAATGAAAAGGCAAGCTGTAAACAATGGTTTTAGCCCAACTAGTAAAAGTTTGCTAAATCTGAGCGTCTAATAAGACCGCATGACTCTAACTTCGCAGCAACTGATTTACACACAGAAAACTCCACTGAATAGAAGGTGCTCTTTCTACCTTTGCTAGTTTTTCTTTCTCCCTTCATCTGTGTTTTGTCTTGAAGGAAACAGCAACAGCTTTAAGtgaagactggatgtctttctgaagGATGTGCTATGGCTCAAATAAAAGCTATGatcttgatgcagaaattagtaGGTGTGGTTCTTCTGCCTGTGTGCAGATCAGACTAGACGCAGAGGATTATCATGGTTCCTTCTTGCCTTAAAATGTTTGACTGGGAACAAGTCAAGACAGtctaaactattttttttttcacttgtccCCAACGTGGACAGTTAAAATCATCTTTAATACCACTTAAAAAGAAGGTCAAACAAGGGACTTCCCCCTTTTAAACTATACAAAGAAAGAGAATAAGGGAAGTTCTTTAAATACAGATTTTACTTAACTCCTtaaatttcaaatgctttaactgcttttcctttttctgtgtGTTTAATAAAAAGTTAAGTTTTTAATGGCAGCTGTTACAGTGGAAGTGAATAATAACTTGATAAAAGCCCCCAAAACACAATTAATGGTCTACTGTTGTAGCAGCAAGCAAGGGATTTGAAACAAGGTCAGGGAGCGACAGAGATACCATTATCAATACAGCAGTACCTATAACTGAGAGTGGGTGTTGGTGTTCGTATGACTGGGGTGGTGCTGAGGCTATGGTGACTAAGGACAGCAATGTATGTGCACTGGGGAAAGGGTAGCTAGAAAAAAGAAGTGTCTTGAGGTAGAATGTAAAAGAGGAAAGTGAGGTTTCATGGGGCAGAGGCAAGCAATGTTCCAGGCATAGAACACACCTAGCTCTACTGGTTCAGTGGTTTGTAAACAAAATATACCAAGACTGTGATGCAAGTCTGTCTCACAGATCCCTCAACCTCTCTTATTCTCTCCTGCAGAGCTGTGATCCATTCTATGTGACGTAATGTCCCAACTGTGCAACATGGCAGGGGCCCTGGGGGCTGAAGAATGACACTTTCCTGCATTGGACTCAATAAGATCTGCTTCCTGCTGTCCGTGACCTTCTGTGCTTTCCTTCTCCTGCTAATCCCCAGATTCCAGACTACCTGGAGACATAGGGGATATCCACAACCCCGTCCACCACCTCCTTTTAATGCTTCCTGCAAAAGTGAGTTCTACCACCATCAGGCAGATCCCAGCTCAACAGACCATTTGGACAGTGAGGGAACTGATACTGCACACAGTGTGAAAgatgaaactgtagaaaaatgGGGGGATTACAGCGTACGTGCTGGGGGATCCAGCCTGAAACTTGAGGAGCAGGATGGGAGCCCTACCAGTTCTCTTAACACTATGTTGAAGGACCACCATGGACCTGCAGGTGATTCCATTAAGGAGAATTTGGAGCTGAAGGATATTTTTATTGCTGTGAAAACGACAAGAAAGTATCATAAAACTAGGCTGGACTTGCTCTTCCAAACCTGGATTTCGCAGGCCAAAAGACAGGTGAGAGAGCTTCCTCACAGGGATAGGACAGTTATAGTGGGAGCCCCCCTCTCTGTGACTGCAGGTTCAAGATCTGCCATAATCCCACTGCCCTCCATGGTCATGCTGCAATTTCACTCTGTGTATTCCCTACCAGTTCATTAAACCTGTTCTTCCTGCAGGATTAGGAACTGAGTTTCTGTAAATAGTCCATCTGACCAAAAGCCTCAAATGAGCTGCTACTGGATGGTAGAACATTAGTCTGGATGCACAATCTGTCTTCTTGCGGCCTGGGGTCTGTAACTTGTGCAGGAGTGTTCTTGGGATTGATATATGCTTGGATTATTATAACCTTGCGTGTGACTAATAAAACTTTCAAGGCAGACTCTGTTGAGCTTGAAACTAGCAACCAGAGCTGAATCCACAGTGGTGTAAGATAGCATCcctaaattcacttaaaataaaaggctaaagGTCACAGGTCCAGAGAGAAGCTGCAGCTGGAGAAAATGTGCCAAGCTTGGAGGGAGCCATTGCATAGTCATCCACAGTTTCTGATGCTAGTGCTGATGTGTCTGAGCCAATACTTTCAGACTATATGCTCTTCAGTGCAGTGACTGGGTCTTCGTATGAGATGTAGCACAGAATCTGTCCCTTAACGTAGAAGTTTCAATGCATTTGTGGAGATTCATAACATCTGGATAGGATTTTATTAATCTTCTCCATCTGTCTGGGGCAGGATATTGCTACCAACTGGATCTTTTCACCCTTAATTTCATTCTTCCCCAGAATTCTGTTGATTTCTCTAGGCCCACTGACTACCTGGGGCAATATCCAGTCACACGGGTGTGCTATCTTTTAGGATGGGGTGGAAGAGGAGATTGCAGAGGAAGAAACTTCTGATAAACAGCTTATTCCTGAACTTGGGatgcctcagccctgccctgagACAGGAGGGTACTTCTGTCTTGGATTCTCTGCTGAAATTGCCAGTGAGGGATCAGTCAATACTGAATATGCTGGTGGTTTCTGTGATGTAGAAACCAATCCAATAGGCAACGGACCAAGTTAACACCAGTTCTTTTCACAATGGCCActgaaaaataactagataaattacTGGCAGTTCTAATTGGAGACTGGGTGAAGCTAAAATTAATCTGTCCATTTCTGAAATCTTTGGAAAGGGAAGCcccttttttcctaatgtctttGTGTCTCCCACAGACGTTTATATTCACAGATTGGGAGGACCGTGAACTGCGCCTAAGAGCAGGTAAGCCATGTAGTTCAAATGCACACTTGGTCTTTTGACTATGGATGCTGACTTGCTGCCATCCTCTTCCTCAAGGGACCTCATTCTGTGCTGTGCATGTGAttggtgttttcttctttcctaaTCTGGATTTGTAGGAACTTCATCATTCACTGGGTTAATCTTCACattcacttttttcctttctgtttgtaAGTTTCAGTGTAACTGTTTGACGGTTAATGTTCACAATCCCCCTTGTGCACTGTCCCTGTACATGATTCACTTTCCCTACGGTCTGGCTCCATATTCACGTGCTCTTCACCCTATGTGCTACATGCTCACTCTCTAAGCACCACACACCCTACATGCAGCTCTCTACATGTGCATTGCATGTGCACCATGTCCATGTTTCAGGTTTGTGCTCAAGAAGTGCACATGCTCTCTCTCCCAGATTATGCATTCACCCCAATCTTGACCATTTTGACCTTCATTTTCTTAGGAGATCACATGATCAACACCAACTGCTCTGCTGTTCACACCCGCCAGGCACTCTGCTGCAAGATGTCTGTGGAATACGATAAATTCCTCGAATCTGGGAGAAAGTATGTGAGACTCATTGTTCCAACTATAGCTTTGTTCACTCCAATGCGGAGTTCAAGGGAAGTCCCAACATTCTCCTTTCTAGTTCCAGTAGTGAGTGAGCATGATCCAGGCTGTGATCCCAGAGGGTGGTGGTGATGAGCATAGGGAAGGGGTAGCAGCAGGAAGAGAAGCACTTATACACAAGAGTCAGGTGAAAGGCTATAGGGAAGAAGAGCTCACAAGCGGGCTACTGACTTCACCCTCTCTCCTAGAGTTGGGAAGTATTGGCAGCTTTGGCTTCTAACTTCTGCGTTTTCAGTCTGAGGGCTTCTTTTTTCCAGTCGCTTTATCCCAAATCTGAGAGACTAAGATCTTCACTGGAGAGAACTCAGTACATAGAAACTTTACATTGCTTCCTCAGTGCCTCGGCTGAGTGActgtgtctgccctgctttgtcTGCAGATGGTTTTGCCATGTGGATGATGACAACTATGTGAATCCACAGAATCTCCTGCGTCTCTTGTCTGCCTTCTCACACAGCCAGGATGTATATGTGGGGAGGCCAAGCCTGGACCACCCCATTGAGGCAGCTGACCATGTCCGGAGTGATGGATCAGTAAGCATGCTCTGTAACTGTCCAttctatccccctccccccgcctccgaGCTTTTAAGAAGGCGAACAGTTCACAACATCCCATGTACAAAACCTCTGAGTTAATTTGCAATTTACAAATGGTCTTGTGAGCTGAACAGGGATTCTTCTCCCTTTATGGGTAGCTGGGGGAGAACAGGCTCTCCATACTTCAACCTTTGGGTTGAGGAATGCTCCCTTAGCACCCCTCAGCCAGGTCAGTTTCTGCAGGTATCTCCACTCAGTTCTGGGAGCTACCATCTTGATCCTCTTTTACTTAtgattattaatcatgtttttaCAGTAATGCCTAAATACCAACcaagaataggtttcagagtagcagccgtgttagtctgtattcgcaaaaagaaaaggagtacttgtggcaccttagagactaacatttatttgagcataagctttcctgaactacaactcacttcatcggatgcatccagtggaaaaactgaatttccactgaatgcatccaatgaagtgagctgtagctcacgaaagcttatgctcaaataaatttgttagtctctaaggtgccacaagtactccttttcttttaaccaagaATAGGACTCCATTgtattaggcactgtacaaacacagcagtagtagccagtccctgcccccaaagacctTTCAAtcaaaacagacaagacagacagagggaaggggaaggggtagaacacagaagtagagtgaacaatgtgatggcagcaaacatcatgttagttccatAGCTTTTGGTGGAGGGAGGTAGTTAGGAGGGGATCTGTGAAATTGAAATAAAGGTGAAGGGAAAGGGGACACTGAAGGGCGGGGAAGAGGAAGGGAACAAGtcaggggagaagagggtaagagGGACAAGTGTGGTATGAAGCTAATGTGAGGAGATTAAGGGAGaagcggggagggagagggccagagcagacaGCCAATCAGCATAGGCAGgaaaagtccagtcaaaactgtagagtCCTCTGAGGTCAGGCTTTCTCTTCTAGAAAGTAACATCCCAGTACTTCGTCTGCTGCCATCCTGAGCTAACCTCAGGGGATTATACCATCGCTCTGTGACTTGGCTGGGAATGGTCACTTCCAGTATTGAGCAGTCATTTCCCTGGAGCCCCAGTGTGTCTCAGTCACAAGATACATGAGCATCTCTATCTTGGGCAGCTGCAAGGTGATAAGAGTTGCCTGATGAGAGAATGTCTAGCTTCCAGGAGTTCAAAGAGGCAGGGGTAGCCCAAAGTCCAGATATTTGCTCAGAGCATGTATCCAATGTGCTGCAGAGCAGAAGATCCTTTTCCCTACCCAGGCAGATGGGAAAAGCTGAGTATCATTAACAAGTctctttttttcttgttgcttttGCTGTTCACTAGACAACTGTGAAGTTCTGGTTTGCCACAGGTGGAGCAGGGTTCTGTATCAGCAGGGGCCTTGCCCTGAAGATGAGTCCCTGGGCCAGGTAAATGCACCTCTGTAGCAGAGACCCCATGGCTTTGATAGGATTAAGGGTGCATTTGACTCTCCATCTCCATCCTCTCTCCTGACAGCTTGGGTAACTTCATCAGCACTGCAGAGAGGGTCCGTCTTCCTGATGACTGCACCATCGGTTACATCATCGAGGGGCTGCTAGAGGTGAAGCTGCTGCACAGCCCCTTGTTCCATTCCCATCTGGAGAATCTGCAGCGACTACAAGGCGAGACAGTGCTCCAGCAGGTAAGGGTAAGCCTCatgccttgctcaaagcaggccctGGACTTTGAGATGCTCCTCAGTCTGATCAAAAGAAACCATCTCTGCAGGTGCagctaccttctccctggttttCAGGAAAGGCAGATGGTATCAGGCCTGTAATATCACCGTTACTCCAAGCTGCTTATGTAGTTGACCAGGGCAGTCCCATGTCCACCACCTGCATTTGGATAACAGGCACATTTCCATCCTGGCCAGCTGGGTCACCTTTAGTTCTCCCCTTCTCTGactgtcccttccagccccaacCATGCTGTTACCTTACCACCTCTGTCTTCTTCCTTTCCATTCCTAAGGCACACGAATGTACACTACACCTATGAAAGCAAGAGATGTGCATTTTTTTCTGGCAAAGTGATTCAGCCTCAGCTTTAATGCATACCAGTAATGGGGACATCATTAAATGTCTGTCTGATCATATATTAAATTATATGGACTCTCTTAAGAGAGTGACTTGTCTGCATATCAAGTGTTAAGTTGCTAAAGAGGTTTCCTCAGTATTGGTTGTGAGTATTGAAATAATTACTTCTACAGCATCTTCTTTGATGGACAATAGGTGGTGCTGTAAAGTGCCCCAAACTAAAATTCCTCTGCTACTTATCTACGTACGCCCTAAACAAGAACACAGTTGCCCACCCACAGAATACTCATTCGAATTGTTCTAACAGTTTTATTAGGCAAACACAGTCAGGGCCACATTCAGATCTGGTGTAATCACACCAGAAGTAAGCGGTGATGAATCTTGCCCTCCCTTTGTGATTGCCTTTTCTACTGAGACTAACTTTAACAGCTAATCAGAAAATCTTGTTGTTCCTAAAGATTATCAGAAAACTGAACTGTTAGGCTTTAGACTTAGGAAATGTGTAATGCAGCCTCAGTATGGAAGAATGGTTTTATTGTTAAGACACTGGACTCAGGCTTCAGAGATCTGTTGCCAGCTCTGCCATACTCACAGTGTGATCCTGCAcgagtcatttaacttctctgtgcctccattttcccactgtgtaaaatgagaataatatgACTGATCTAACAGGAGTGTCTGTGAGGATGAATTTATTACTGTTTTGTTAGGCATTCAGACATTATGGTAATGGATGCCACACTAAAGCTTACACATATAGTTGGTTAGGTGGTATCTTCTCCTCCAAGGCTGCTTATCTAAGCTTTTCTTGTCTCTCTCGCTCTGATTTCTTCTTCCTGTTCTGCTTTGGATggtcagcaggttctctcaaaaGGCTTCTATCCTAAGTGAACCATTATGACAATCACCTTTTATGTGTAACTTCTGACACCCAGATCACCTAGGACATCTCTTTCCCTTTAGATCCTCCTCCTTATCCCTCATTAAGACCTCTTCCACTCAGTCACTCTCCGTTATGTTGCAGGTTCTGACTTTACATTTGCTTTTTCAGGTCACCCTGAGTTACGGGGGCCCTGAGAACAAACACAATGTTGTGAGTGTGGCAGGAGTGTTTGGCTTGCAGCAAGATCCAACCCGGTGAGTACCTGCTTCCAAAACAAATTCGGCTTGCCCTGTCCGTACCTACAGACTCCAGAAAACTCAAGCACACAGGCTGGGTCAGCATTTCTTGTATTGCCTCCACACTCCAATTGGGTTATGGCCAATTTCCTTGCAGTTTTGGGACGCATGAACATTCCAAGAGTTTTAGCTGATGTGTCCCCAAACTGATGAACTCATATCTCATGTTGTCTTCTCATCTTTCTCTTTTCACAGATTCAGatctgtccattgtcttctctaTCCTGACACTACCTGGTGTCCCACTAAAAATATACTGTGACCTCAGACCTAACCTTTACATTTGGTATCTTACCTGCACAAGATTGGACAGGATGCTTTTCTTGGAGATGAACAAGAAAAATCTACAAAAGTAAGATCCCCCGATCACTTCATTCCCATGGCAGGAGTGTGAGCCTCATCAGCTGCTGTCTGAAATATCCCAAGGAAGAAACTCTCTTACGCTTTGCTCTCTGATCTTCCAGCTTTTCTTATAATGTCTCGAAGGTTAAGCGCCCCCTCCTACTTCCTGTCTGGTTTTATCCATGCTTTGCTAGTTAAAAGCCCTGTGGCTATCACATGTGTTTGTACCTTAAAATTAGAGTGGAATGCAGTGCCTGGAATCATAGCACTGGAACTAGTGTTCTGAATAGGGCTTCTAGGGATCAGTCTTTGTGCTGCTGAGATGCCAGGGCAGAATGTAGAGcccatggtggggagggagggatttttAATTTGGCTCCCTTGGAAGCAGAATGATTCAGGAACAGCTTGTTATTTTTTCTTGTCCCAATGTCTGAGCTGTGTGGGAATTTAGCTGAAACATCTGCACTTCCAGTGAGGCAGAGATGTGTTTACCAAGAACAAAATTATGCCAGTCTGCCCTGCATGACAGGCTGAGGACCACATCAGAACCTCTTAAGCATATGTTCTCTCCTTTAGCCCCCCTGGTCTCTTGAGTCTGGCTTCCATGAGGAGAGCACACTTGGATCTCTTTCTGGTTGGAAGATGGTGGTGGTTTTCCATGATGGGTTACAGATCCAAAGGTGCTTGGTCTTGGCTCATACTATTTCCTGGCAGTTTGATACTGAGAGAGATGTTTGTGGGAATACTGTTAGGTCCCTCCTCCCAGTGTAATCCACAGCATGGTGCCTGGTTGGCATCTGATCCTGGGTCGCTAAAACAGCCTGCAGCCTCCTTCCTGCTTCTGCAGTCTTGCTGCATCCCAAAGCCTATGTGGGAGGAGAAACCTGGGTTAGCTGCAGTGCCCTCAGGTGCTGTCATTTGTGGCCTTTGACTGGACTTGTGTGATCACCCAGGCCAGTTACATAAATGGACCTTTGAGCTCCAGGCCTGGGGAAGATCTGTGTTCACTTTTCCTCCGCAAGTCAGCCAGGAAGAGGTGCGCTAGAAGAAAGGCTTGCACACTCCCTCCAAATGAGGGGCTCAGCCCCTTGTCTGCAGAGCTTCTGCTGTAGGATTTACCAGTGCTCTGCAAAGGAAAAGGAGTTTGGTTTTGGCGTGGGGAAAGAAGGGACTCCAAAAGTCTGTTGTTTTTCTCTTAGTCCACACTGAGGCTTGCACACTCCATTGCTGGCATGGTTAGGAAGAGCAGTGTCAAAAATTACTTTGCAAGACCCTCCCTTAGTCTAATGGGCCTTTCACAAGCTCTTCACTGGTTCCTGGTCCTAATGACTAACACTGAAATGggggggaaagcagcagaattACATATTGGCAAATTGTAATTCCAAGCCCTGTGACCTGAGCATGGAGCTGTCAGGAAGGAACTCTTGGTTTCTAATTCTGTCTCTGCCACCAATGCACTGTGTGGCCGTGGTTGAGTCATGTGACCTCTCTCATTTGTAAAGTGGGTAGAGTGTATAGGCACACCTCTCAGGTATGCAGTCATGAGGCTTCATGGAGTCGTGTAACTCTTTCTGAAGAGGATTATTCCCATCTCTCCCTAACAAAGACCCTTTAGGGTTTAGCCATGCATGTTTTGCTGCTTTCTAGAGAGACTAATTCTACTGAGGGATAAGGTCCCGGCCTTCTAGCTGTCACAATCCTGAATCTGTCTCTCTGACTTCTCAGATGTTGTGACCCTTCTTTGCCCTCCTTCGTGCTTCCTGATGTGGCACTAACTCCATTCTTTGGCCAAGAGGCCAGGCTGGGAACACTGGAATTGCCAGACTGCATCGGCTcagtggtccacctagcccagccTCCTTTCTCAGACAGTGGCCAGAACCAAATGCTACAGGAGATGCCATAATGCGGAATAATCGGTCTGCACCTTAGGTCTCCTCCTGATCCCTTAAGCCTGAATAATATCTCTTTCAAAAATTTTGTCATTAATTACaactggatattcttgatagCCATATAAATATCCAGTCCTTTTTGAATCTTAAGTAGTTGGCCACAATGCCTGTCTTCCTGTGGCAAAGAATTCCATAAATTAATGAGTCATTAATGGGACTCTGTGCCTCCAAATGCTGATTAACTGCTTCTTTACTGCAGCATCTGTTCTTGG
The window above is part of the Natator depressus isolate rNatDep1 chromosome 14, rNatDep2.hap1, whole genome shotgun sequence genome. Proteins encoded here:
- the RFNG gene encoding beta-1,3-N-acetylglucosaminyltransferase radical fringe, producing MTLSCIGLNKICFLLSVTFCAFLLLLIPRFQTTWRHRGYPQPRPPPPFNASCKSEFYHHQADPSSTDHLDSEGTDTAHSVKDETVEKWGDYSVRAGGSSLKLEEQDGSPTSSLNTMLKDHHGPAGDSIKENLELKDIFIAVKTTRKYHKTRLDLLFQTWISQAKRQTFIFTDWEDRELRLRAGDHMINTNCSAVHTRQALCCKMSVEYDKFLESGRKWFCHVDDDNYVNPQNLLRLLSAFSHSQDVYVGRPSLDHPIEAADHVRSDGSTTVKFWFATGGAGFCISRGLALKMSPWASLGNFISTAERVRLPDDCTIGYIIEGLLEVKLLHSPLFHSHLENLQRLQGETVLQQVTLSYGGPENKHNVVSVAGVFGLQQDPTRFRSVHCLLYPDTTWCPTKNIL